The Methanomassiliicoccales archaeon genomic sequence TCCGCTGAAGGCGGGTTGCGGCTCCGCCGGTCGGACGGCGTCGTGGTTACCCGGCTGCAGGACGATCCGAAGCCAATCCGGGAGTCCCTTGAGCAGCTCCGCCAGGAGGCGGTACTGCTCGAAGATGTCCTCGATCTCCAGCTCCTCTTCCTGGTCAGGGAAGATGCCGATCCCGTCCACGCAGTCCCCGGGGATGACCATGTATTCCAGACCATCCTTCTGGCCCTCGGTCCGGACCCAATGCACCATCTTGTCCCACTGCGGCCGGAGGAAGGTGTTGCTCCCCACATGCATGTCCGAGACGAATGCCACTTGCGAGGTCGAGTCCGTAGGGGCCATGCTGCCCCGTAGCGGCACATCTGGACGGACGATCTCATCCACCACGATCATCTCGCGCTTGCGAGAGTTCTTGCCGATGATACCTATGACCTCGTCCTGCACCACCGCCTCGTTGATCAGCGGCGAATCCTTCATCATCAAAGCGAGGCACTTGCCCTCCTCGTCCTCCAGTTCCAGCATTTTGTGGCCGTTCTTGGTGATGCGGACCTCGTTCACTATGCCGATGAGCTTCACCTCCCTTTCCAGCTTGAGGGCCCGGGGGACGCTCACGCAGCCCGCCAGCTCCCGCCTTCTGAGCAGGATGCGTTTGAGGGTCTGGAAACGGTCGTTGAAATAGCGGGCGAAGTCGATGATGTTGCCCTCGCAGGTCGAGTTGCCGGTGATGTCCTTGATCACTTTTACCTCGCCCCGGCGCACCTCTTGCCGAGGCGGGAGCTGTGGCGGGCAAGCTGGAGACTCGGGGGAAGAGCAGAACGTCTCCCTCAGGTCCTGAACGGAGATCACCAGAGGCTGCTGCGGCATCCTCGATATCGCCGCTTTGACGAAAGCAAGGGGGTCCACCTGCTGCATGATGAATCCTGCCGCCTCCGGTTCGAGCAGGATGCCCTCGGAGGCGAGCGTTTCCAGAACCTGGTTCCACATCCGACCTCCTATGAAGAAGAGTCGCCTTTTAAATACTTCGTCCGGGATGCCGAGCGCATGTCATTCATCACCGCCCGCGTGCACTGCTTTCCCACCGAGAATCCAGAGAAGGTGAGGCAAGCGCTTCTCAATCTCTTCCCCGACGCCTTGGTGGAGGAGTACGAGGGTGGCCTGCTGGCCCGAACGGGATCGCTGGACCGCTTCAAGGAACTCATTCGTAACCAGCGTATACTCGACAGCACGCGCCACATCCTGGTCCGGGGTGTTCGGGACGAGGAGATAGTCTTGCGGCTCAACAAGCAGGTGGCCTTCGTGGGCAAGGTGAGCTTCGTGGACGAGGAGATGCCGCTAGGGAGTATCGAGGTGTCCATCGAGGCCGGGGACCCGCAGAAGCTCATCGATGAGGTGGCACCTATGACCATGGATGGAAAGGAGGTCGTTCGATGATATCCGTTTCTTCGCCGGTATTCTCAATGCTTGACTTTGAGATGGCCTTGGGTTTCGTGAGCCAGGAGTTCGACGCTTGGGAGATCGTGGGCGAGGGCAAGCACTTCCTGCCCTCCATCGAGGGGCAGTTCCTCGATGCCACCTCCTCCTTCGATCTGCAGTTCTCCGCTCATGCGCCGCTGAGCGACATCAACATCGGCTCGCTCAATCCCCGCATCCGCGAAGCGTCGGTGCGAGAGGTGACGAACGGTCTGAGCTCTGCGAGCAAACTGAATATGTCCGTCTACACCGTGCACCCGGGGTTCTACTCGCCCATCGGGCTGCTGGACAAGAGATCGGTGTTCGAGAGGACGCGAGAGTCGCTCGCGCTCATCGAGAAGGTCTCCCGGGACACGGGCGTGCGGGTGGCGCTGGAGAACATGCCGAACCTCGGTCCGATGGCCATGGGCCGGACGCCGGACGAGCTGTTTCCATTGCTGGACGGCCTGGACATGGACCTATGCTTCGATGTCGGCCACGCCAACACCACCAATTCCATCGAGGGGTGGCTCGCGCACAAGGAGAGATTCGCCAACGTGCACGTGCACGACAACCTGGGAGACCGGGATGCTCACCTGCCCATCGGCGAGGGCAACATCGATTACCAGCGGGTGCTCTCTGGCCTGGAAGGTTACAAGGGAAGGCTGGTCATAGAGGCAAGGAGCCTGGGCGAGGCGATCACGTCGCGAGACCGGTTGCGGAAGCTGTCGGCGTTCAAGAACTAAGCTACTGACGCCAACCGCATCGAACGCACTCCAGCTTTCCGTCCTGGTATTTCGCTTCATTGCTGCCGCAGCGGGCGCAGGTGAAGAAGCTTTGCCCCCGGGAGCCGACTGCTGGCTGTGCCTCAAAGGTGCTTGTCTGCCCACCCATGCCCGCTTCTAGAGAGCTGGCGGTGGGTGCGGGCCTCGGCCTGAGGTCCAGCCCGAGCACGAACATGATGATGCGTCGGGCATACACCACCAGGAACGGCATGCCGAGGATCCCCAGGGCGATGAGGATGAGCCCGAAGACTCCTTGGATAGCCACGCTGTTCAACGAGAGGCCAAGCATGTCGTAATAGTCCACGGCGAAGTGAAGCACTATGCAGGCATAGAGCCCGTAGCGTATGAAGAGGAAGCCCAAGGCTATGCCAGCGGCAAAGGTGGGGAGCAGTTTGAAAGCGTCCCAGTAGACGATGTGACCGAGGGCGAAGATGCCCGCCGACACCCAAATGAAAACGATCTCCTTGGTGCCGAACACCTTGCTTCCGCCGAGCAGGTATGGCTTGAGGCTCTTCGCCTTGCCCAAGGCCAGGTCGATGAGGAGCAGCGGCACTCCCAGCCAGAGCACGCGCGTGATCAGCTCCTCCCAGACGGAGGCGCTGGCGAAAGCGTGCAAGAGCTGCCACAGCTTCATATCCCCGAAGCCAGGGGAATTAGGAATAGCGTTGAAGAGGATGATCAGCGCAACGTAAATGAGATTGACGGCCATCAGGGCCAGGAACAGGGTGGTGATGCGGTAGATGGGGCTGTGCCCTTCCTCTGGAAGTTGCAGCGTTAGCTCCTTGGCGAACGGCTTGGCGCTCTTCTTGAACGTCCAGGCCAATGAGGCGAGGATGGCGCTGACGATGAGGACGTGGTATACGCCGAACCAAACGCCGTCCACCGGGAATAGTCTGAGGATGGGGTTCGGCCCCGGGA encodes the following:
- a CDS encoding DNA-directed DNA polymerase II small subunit yields the protein MWNQVLETLASEGILLEPEAAGFIMQQVDPLAFVKAAISRMPQQPLVISVQDLRETFCSSPESPACPPQLPPRQEVRRGEVKVIKDITGNSTCEGNIIDFARYFNDRFQTLKRILLRRRELAGCVSVPRALKLEREVKLIGIVNEVRITKNGHKMLELEDEEGKCLALMMKDSPLINEAVVQDEVIGIIGKNSRKREMIVVDEIVRPDVPLRGSMAPTDSTSQVAFVSDMHVGSNTFLRPQWDKMVHWVRTEGQKDGLEYMVIPGDCVDGIGIFPDQEEELEIEDIFEQYRLLAELLKGLPDWLRIVLQPGNHDAVRPAEPQPAFSGEIARMFDSQIVLVGNPCYMEIEGRLILSYHGRSMDDLVNAIQGLTYDNPLEAMKEMLKRRHMAPIYGGKTPIAPEKKDYLVIDPVPDIFVTGHVHGAGISEYRGVRLINASTWQAQTSFQRMHNFHPNPAKMPLVHLGTGKSVIKDFN
- a CDS encoding sugar phosphate isomerase/epimerase, whose amino-acid sequence is MISVSSPVFSMLDFEMALGFVSQEFDAWEIVGEGKHFLPSIEGQFLDATSSFDLQFSAHAPLSDINIGSLNPRIREASVREVTNGLSSASKLNMSVYTVHPGFYSPIGLLDKRSVFERTRESLALIEKVSRDTGVRVALENMPNLGPMAMGRTPDELFPLLDGLDMDLCFDVGHANTTNSIEGWLAHKERFANVHVHDNLGDRDAHLPIGEGNIDYQRVLSGLEGYKGRLVIEARSLGEAITSRDRLRKLSAFKN
- a CDS encoding CPBP family glutamic-type intramembrane protease, with translation MPRYCPGCGMPLPEQAEICPHCGRGLGMAHNFYAQVDPRPPTDTVGDAILGVGRAVGAYTALALIVLLIINAGILIWSLGVVLPIAADPSHGTTLYLLIPGPNPILRLFPVDGVWFGVYHVLIVSAILASLAWTFKKSAKPFAKELTLQLPEEGHSPIYRITTLFLALMAVNLIYVALIILFNAIPNSPGFGDMKLWQLLHAFASASVWEELITRVLWLGVPLLLIDLALGKAKSLKPYLLGGSKVFGTKEIVFIWVSAGIFALGHIVYWDAFKLLPTFAAGIALGFLFIRYGLYACIVLHFAVDYYDMLGLSLNSVAIQGVFGLILIALGILGMPFLVVYARRIIMFVLGLDLRPRPAPTASSLEAGMGGQTSTFEAQPAVGSRGQSFFTCARCGSNEAKYQDGKLECVRCGWRQ